A stretch of Chitinophagaceae bacterium DNA encodes these proteins:
- a CDS encoding nuclear transport factor 2 family protein, with product MRPKEIVKNWVAVFNTADANALAEFYAPDATNHQVNNEPLVGKEAIRKMFAGEFARAEMVCLIENIFEDGEWAMLEWKDPKGLRGCGFFHIQNDQIIFQRGYWDLLTFLRQQHLPLPAE from the coding sequence ATGCGGCCAAAAGAAATTGTAAAAAACTGGGTAGCCGTCTTTAATACGGCAGATGCCAATGCCCTTGCTGAATTTTATGCCCCCGATGCCACCAATCACCAGGTGAACAATGAACCCCTTGTTGGAAAAGAAGCCATTCGTAAAATGTTTGCCGGTGAATTTGCCCGGGCGGAGATGGTCTGCCTCATTGAAAATATCTTTGAAGACGGCGAATGGGCCATGCTGGAATGGAAAGATCCGAAAGGGCTAAGGGGCTGTGGTTTCTTTCACATACAAAACGATCAGATCATCTTTCAGCGGGGTTATTGGGACCTGCTGACCTTTTTACGGCAGCAGCACCTGCCATTACCTGCAGAATAA
- a CDS encoding Ig-like domain-containing protein — protein sequence MKLNRLLYFLSAVSLIYVIAVGSGGCAQIGAPTGGPRDTIPPRLVNASPKPNSINVTGNKITLTFNEYVNLKEPQTNVLISPFPKRQPQVDYKLKTVTVKLKDTLLPNTTYSINFGKAIVDNNEGNPLDDFVYVFSTGAVIDSLTLKGKVLIGETGKADSTLIALLYRNADDSSVQKRKPDYMATLTGDGSFRFVNLPAGNFKVYALKDGDGGKTYNSKKELFAFADAEVNVDQNTTPVLLYASAIEKESRQATAPKPAAEKRLRYTLAPAYQSQDLLNSFEISFNKPLKKFDTAKLVLTDTNHKPVPVAWSIDSSRTKLSMAVKWQEEMPYRLIMDTTAFSDSADNRLTRLDTLRFTTKSQSEYGNVVLRFTNLDLDRHPVLQFVSGEEVKLSYPVTAMEWSNKMMVPGEYELRILFDANQNGKWDPGNYPKKLQPEKVITLPQKLGIRANWDNERDIKLQE from the coding sequence ATGAAATTAAACAGGTTACTTTATTTTCTTTCAGCAGTTTCTTTAATTTATGTTATTGCAGTTGGCAGCGGGGGTTGCGCACAGATAGGCGCCCCCACCGGCGGGCCCAGGGATACCATTCCGCCAAGGCTTGTGAACGCATCTCCCAAACCAAACAGCATAAACGTTACCGGCAATAAGATCACGCTGACCTTTAATGAATACGTGAACCTGAAAGAACCACAAACCAATGTACTGATATCCCCCTTTCCTAAAAGACAACCCCAGGTTGACTATAAACTAAAGACGGTAACAGTAAAACTGAAGGACACGCTTTTGCCCAACACCACATACAGCATCAATTTCGGCAAGGCCATTGTTGATAATAATGAGGGGAACCCCCTGGATGATTTTGTGTATGTCTTTTCAACCGGCGCTGTCATTGATTCACTGACACTGAAAGGAAAAGTGCTGATCGGGGAAACCGGCAAGGCCGACAGCACATTGATTGCCCTGCTTTACCGCAATGCCGATGATTCTTCCGTACAAAAAAGAAAGCCGGATTACATGGCAACCCTTACCGGAGACGGCAGTTTCCGTTTTGTAAACCTGCCGGCGGGTAATTTCAAAGTATATGCCCTCAAAGACGGGGATGGTGGAAAGACCTATAACTCGAAGAAGGAACTTTTTGCCTTTGCGGATGCAGAGGTTAATGTTGATCAAAATACCACGCCGGTATTGTTATATGCATCAGCCATTGAAAAAGAAAGCCGCCAGGCAACAGCGCCCAAACCTGCGGCAGAAAAAAGATTAAGGTACACCCTGGCCCCCGCCTACCAGTCGCAGGACCTGCTGAACTCCTTTGAGATCAGTTTTAATAAACCCTTGAAAAAATTTGATACTGCAAAACTGGTCCTGACCGACACCAATCACAAACCCGTTCCGGTAGCCTGGAGCATTGACAGCAGCCGGACAAAGCTCAGCATGGCGGTTAAATGGCAGGAGGAGATGCCGTACCGGCTGATCATGGATACCACGGCTTTTTCCGATTCGGCCGATAACCGCCTTACCCGGCTGGATACCCTGCGCTTTACCACAAAAAGCCAATCGGAATACGGCAACGTAGTGCTCCGTTTTACGAATTTAGATCTGGACAGGCACCCGGTATTGCAATTTGTATCCGGGGAGGAAGTGAAACTAAGTTACCCGGTAACCGCTATGGAATGGAGCAATAAAATGATGGTACCGGGAGAATATGAGCTACGGATATTATTCGATGCAAACCAGAACGGCAAATGGGATCCCGGCAATTACCCAAAAAAACTACAGCCCGAAAAAGTGATCACCCTTCCTCAAAAATTAGGCATCCGGGCCAATTGGGATAATGAACGGGATATAAAACTTCAGGAGTAA
- a CDS encoding YceI family protein has protein sequence MKKITAIALLLVSVYLDCTAQLYFTKNGHISFFSSTLLEDIKADNNQVISIINTSTGEIQFSVLNNAFHFKKALMEEHFNEDYIESTRYPKSTFKGTIDNLKDINLDNDGIYNVTVSGSLNIHGVTKTISAPGKLTIRSGSIRAGSVFKIKPKDYNIKIPATVKNNIAETVELTVTCNYEKKN, from the coding sequence ATGAAAAAAATTACAGCAATTGCCTTACTGCTGGTTTCGGTTTACCTGGATTGCACGGCCCAGTTGTATTTTACAAAGAACGGTCACATATCCTTTTTCTCTTCAACCCTGCTGGAAGATATAAAGGCAGATAACAACCAGGTGATAAGCATCATCAATACCTCTACCGGTGAGATACAGTTTTCCGTGCTGAACAATGCCTTTCATTTTAAAAAAGCGCTCATGGAAGAACATTTCAATGAAGACTATATTGAAAGTACCCGGTATCCCAAATCAACGTTCAAGGGAACTATCGACAACCTGAAGGATATTAACCTGGACAATGACGGCATTTACAACGTGACCGTCTCCGGCAGCCTGAATATCCATGGGGTAACAAAAACGATCTCAGCCCCCGGCAAGCTGACCATACGGTCGGGGAGCATCCGTGCCGGTTCCGTATTTAAAATAAAGCCGAAAGATTATAACATAAAGATCCCGGCAACTGTAAAGAACAATATTGCCGAGACGGTTGAACTGACCGTGACCTGTAATTACGAAAAAAAGAACTAA
- the recR gene encoding recombination protein RecR encodes MIFSSSLLENAVNEFAKLPGIGKKTALRLVLHLIKQDTGEVNQFSAVIAKMRNEIKFCRRCQNISDKALCNICSNTMRRQDMLCVVENIRDVIAIESTQQFNGIYHVLGGIISPLDGIGPAELTIDALIGRIETEETTEIIFALSPTIQGDTTIYYISKKLAAMPGTQPRAVKVTTIARGVSFGGELEYADEMTLAKSISNRIPVENFILSGN; translated from the coding sequence ATGATTTTCTCGTCTTCCCTTTTAGAAAATGCAGTGAATGAATTTGCCAAATTACCCGGCATAGGCAAAAAGACGGCATTACGGCTGGTGCTTCATCTTATTAAACAGGATACCGGTGAGGTGAACCAGTTCAGTGCGGTGATCGCAAAAATGCGGAACGAGATAAAATTCTGCCGCCGTTGTCAGAATATTTCCGATAAAGCACTTTGCAATATCTGCAGCAATACAATGCGCAGGCAGGATATGCTTTGCGTGGTGGAAAATATCCGGGATGTGATCGCGATAGAAAGCACCCAGCAGTTCAATGGCATTTACCATGTGCTGGGTGGAATCATCTCCCCGCTTGACGGCATCGGTCCTGCTGAACTTACCATTGATGCATTGATCGGACGCATCGAAACGGAAGAAACAACCGAGATCATATTTGCACTCAGCCCAACCATCCAGGGCGATACCACCATCTACTACATCAGTAAAAAACTGGCTGCCATGCCCGGCACACAGCCCCGGGCCGTAAAGGTCACCACGATCGCCCGGGGCGTTTCCTTTGGCGGAGAACTGGAGTATGCCGACGAAATGACCCTTGCCAAAAGTATCAGCAACCGCATCCCCGTTGAGAATTTTATCCTTTCCGGTAATTAA
- a CDS encoding SRPBCC family protein, with amino-acid sequence MSKVYSFKTVQKIPIGLDKAWDFFSSPANLQEITPGNLGFKIISKYHGDKMYAGQVIEYQVSPVLGIPLYWMTEITHVEDRKYFVDEQRYGPYSMWHHQHHFKMIEGGVEMTDIVHYKLPLWFLGDMANSLFVKKQLQQIFDHRFKKVEELFGNV; translated from the coding sequence ATGAGCAAGGTATATTCGTTTAAAACAGTACAAAAGATCCCCATTGGTCTTGACAAAGCCTGGGATTTTTTCAGCAGTCCTGCCAATTTACAGGAGATCACACCGGGTAACCTCGGGTTTAAGATCATTTCCAAATATCATGGTGATAAAATGTACGCCGGGCAGGTCATCGAATACCAGGTAAGCCCTGTTTTGGGCATTCCTTTATACTGGATGACAGAGATAACCCATGTAGAAGACAGGAAATATTTTGTGGACGAGCAGCGCTATGGGCCTTACAGTATGTGGCATCACCAGCATCATTTTAAGATGATTGAAGGGGGAGTGGAGATGACAGACATTGTTCACTACAAACTGCCGCTTTGGTTTTTGGGAGATATGGCAAACAGCCTCTTTGTGAAAAAACAACTTCAGCAGATTTTTGATCACCGGTTTAAGAAGGTGGAAGAGTTGTTTGGAAATGTTTGA
- a CDS encoding ATP-dependent helicase: MPHYREILQKKFDEEYQKLNPEQRKAVDTIEGPVMVIAGPGTGKTQILAARIGKILLETDALSQNILCLTYTDAGVVAMRKRLLNFIGSDAYKVNIHTFHSFCNTVIQENIRHFNKKELESLSDLERVQFLKELIDGFTKDNPLKRYKGEIYYDLPNLAALFSAIKREGWKEEWLIQQIGEYINNIIPQTDGFYSKREKAKGNFALTQKGKDEVERMEKLKAAISAFDNYQQILHKNHRYDFDDMINWVINIFETHEEVLRNYQEQYQYILVDEYQDTSGSQNKIVELLISYWEFEKPNIFVVGDDDQSIYRFQGANLKNMMNLADKFEKDLVKVVLTQNYRSVQPILDGAKGLIENNQQRLVKQYSDLSKELIASNQTIALLNIVPEIRVYENEFAENIHVTKSIRQLIDSGVEPGNIAIIYREHKFGDELMKFLHLQQIPFFIKRSINLLNDVFINQVLNFFRYTVSESDTPWSGDPLLFEILHYSFFRIKPFKIAAISNELASLRGKPHPETTFRGYLDRLRTETNGTLFAADEQTTELIRVGTLIENLQKELYNKNIQQWFEYLINESGILSYIMKHDDKAWLMSKLTCLFDYIKESTHRKPDLSLKQLVAQLDLLKDNGLSLPLIQTTGTETGVNLLTAHGSKGLEYEYVFLLAARNDVWEGKRKTNRGFRLPHNVLEQESEAETTEELRRLFFVAITRAEKYLYISYPQMKNDGKLLEPSQFVEETRQPLQLEPKKIRLSEEDRTLFASLRFGLIQKPELEKAEKEYIDRLLEKFVMNVTALNNYLDCPIRFYYSSLVRVPMAKSEAAEFGTAVHAALNDFINHMMNNGKIYPGKEFLLDRYHVHINSGREVFTKETLQRFSEYGEEILDKYFDKYYNPAPKGEFILTEYPLTKVVINEVPLKGFTDKIQFWGNDIVITDFKTGNLVKAKARGDFDLPGTEKKPQGGNYWRQAVFYKLLADNLPGKNWKVQYTQFDFVEPNSKNEFDLLRVDVDSEAIDIVKQQITSAWQKIKQHDFYTGCGKPDCEWCNFIKDNKLAVVLHEEEEPANPVNEQI; the protein is encoded by the coding sequence ATGCCGCATTACCGGGAAATATTACAGAAAAAATTTGATGAGGAATACCAGAAACTCAACCCCGAGCAACGCAAAGCCGTGGATACCATTGAAGGCCCCGTAATGGTGATCGCCGGACCGGGAACGGGCAAGACACAGATACTGGCAGCCCGTATCGGTAAGATCCTGCTTGAAACGGATGCCCTTTCGCAGAATATCCTTTGCCTTACCTATACAGATGCTGGGGTAGTGGCCATGCGCAAGCGCCTGCTTAATTTTATTGGCAGTGACGCATATAAAGTGAACATCCACACTTTCCATTCATTCTGTAATACGGTCATCCAGGAAAACATCCGCCACTTCAACAAGAAAGAGCTCGAATCATTAAGCGACTTGGAAAGGGTGCAGTTTTTAAAAGAATTGATTGACGGTTTTACCAAAGACAATCCTTTGAAACGATACAAGGGAGAGATATATTACGACCTGCCAAATCTTGCTGCACTGTTCTCAGCGATCAAACGGGAAGGATGGAAAGAAGAATGGCTGATACAGCAGATCGGAGAATACATAAATAATATCATCCCTCAAACAGATGGATTTTACAGTAAGCGGGAAAAAGCAAAAGGAAATTTTGCTCTGACACAAAAAGGAAAAGATGAAGTAGAGCGGATGGAAAAATTGAAAGCTGCAATCAGTGCATTTGATAATTATCAGCAAATACTGCATAAAAATCATCGATATGATTTTGACGATATGATAAACTGGGTGATCAATATTTTTGAGACCCACGAAGAAGTATTACGCAATTACCAGGAACAATACCAATACATACTGGTGGATGAATACCAAGATACCAGCGGATCACAGAATAAAATCGTTGAACTGCTGATCAGTTATTGGGAATTTGAGAAGCCAAACATATTTGTTGTTGGTGATGATGATCAGAGTATCTACCGGTTCCAAGGGGCAAACCTGAAAAATATGATGAACCTGGCTGATAAGTTTGAAAAAGACCTTGTGAAAGTGGTGCTTACTCAAAACTACCGCAGCGTTCAACCCATACTGGATGGCGCTAAAGGATTGATTGAAAACAACCAGCAAAGGCTGGTGAAACAATACAGTGACCTAAGCAAAGAACTCATTGCCTCAAACCAGACCATTGCATTATTGAATATAGTACCGGAAATACGGGTTTATGAAAATGAATTTGCGGAAAATATTCATGTCACTAAATCAATAAGGCAATTGATTGATTCAGGTGTGGAACCAGGTAATATTGCTATCATTTACCGGGAGCATAAATTTGGTGATGAGCTGATGAAATTTCTTCACCTGCAGCAAATACCCTTCTTTATAAAGCGTTCCATTAATCTGCTGAATGACGTTTTCATCAACCAGGTACTCAACTTCTTCCGTTACACTGTTTCGGAATCAGATACTCCCTGGAGCGGAGATCCTTTATTATTTGAAATATTACATTATTCCTTTTTCAGGATTAAGCCTTTTAAAATAGCTGCCATAAGCAATGAACTGGCTTCATTAAGGGGCAAACCGCATCCGGAAACAACCTTTCGTGGCTATCTCGACAGGCTAAGAACTGAAACAAACGGAACCCTTTTTGCAGCCGATGAACAAACTACAGAACTGATTCGTGTGGGTACCCTTATTGAAAACCTACAAAAGGAATTATATAATAAGAACATTCAGCAATGGTTTGAATATTTAATCAATGAAAGCGGTATCCTCTCGTATATCATGAAGCATGATGACAAAGCGTGGCTTATGAGTAAACTCACCTGCCTGTTTGATTATATTAAAGAAAGTACTCACCGTAAACCGGATCTCAGTTTAAAGCAACTGGTAGCTCAACTCGATCTACTGAAGGACAATGGCTTATCCCTACCATTGATACAGACCACCGGAACCGAAACTGGAGTTAACCTTCTCACAGCCCACGGCAGCAAAGGTCTGGAATATGAATATGTTTTTTTACTGGCAGCCAGAAACGATGTATGGGAAGGTAAAAGAAAAACCAACCGGGGTTTCCGACTACCACATAATGTACTGGAGCAGGAAAGCGAAGCAGAAACAACCGAGGAACTACGACGATTATTTTTTGTGGCAATCACAAGGGCAGAAAAATACCTCTACATTTCTTATCCGCAGATGAAGAATGATGGCAAACTGCTGGAGCCATCTCAGTTTGTGGAAGAGACCAGGCAACCTCTGCAACTGGAACCGAAGAAGATAAGATTGAGTGAAGAAGATAGAACATTGTTTGCATCGCTGCGTTTTGGATTGATACAAAAACCTGAACTTGAGAAAGCAGAGAAAGAATATATTGACCGCCTTCTTGAAAAATTTGTAATGAATGTAACTGCACTCAACAATTACCTGGACTGTCCAATCCGGTTTTATTACAGCAGCCTCGTTCGGGTTCCCATGGCAAAAAGCGAAGCAGCAGAATTTGGCACGGCTGTTCACGCCGCATTAAATGATTTCATCAATCATATGATGAACAATGGAAAAATTTATCCAGGCAAAGAGTTTTTATTAGACCGTTATCACGTTCATATCAATTCGGGAAGAGAAGTGTTTACAAAAGAAACCCTGCAACGCTTTTCGGAATACGGAGAAGAAATTTTAGATAAATATTTTGATAAATATTATAACCCGGCTCCAAAAGGTGAATTCATCTTAACTGAATACCCATTGACAAAAGTGGTGATAAATGAAGTACCGCTGAAAGGCTTTACAGACAAGATACAGTTCTGGGGCAATGACATAGTTATCACCGATTTTAAAACAGGTAACCTGGTAAAAGCAAAAGCCCGCGGGGATTTTGATCTGCCCGGCACAGAAAAAAAACCGCAGGGTGGCAATTACTGGAGACAGGCAGTATTTTATAAACTCCTGGCAGATAACCTGCCGGGTAAAAACTGGAAAGTACAATATACCCAGTTTGACTTTGTGGAGCCAAACAGCAAAAATGAATTTGACCTATTGAGAGTGGATGTTGACAGTGAAGCTATTGACATAGTAAAACAACAAATAACTTCTGCCTGGCAAAAAATAAAACAGCATGATTTTTATACCGGCTGTGGCAAACCTGACTGTGAATGGTGCAATTTCATAAAAGACAATAAACTGGCAGTGGTACTTCATGAAGAAGAAGAACCTGCAAACCCGGTCAATGAACAGATTTAA
- a CDS encoding sigma-70 family RNA polymerase sigma factor produces the protein MAICDCYANNEDDAVEILNDGFLKIFREVHRYKPAYANEINSFKGWLRKIMVCTAIDHFRKNKKHRLVGELDISVLQTSVHEADGLDKISYDEIIRFIQKLSPAYRTVLCLFIIEGYSHEEIADQLGISVGTSKSNLAKARKQLQKILFSQNQTAPIKNVG, from the coding sequence ATGGCTATCTGTGACTGTTATGCCAATAATGAAGATGATGCGGTGGAGATACTGAACGATGGGTTTCTTAAAATATTCAGGGAGGTACACCGTTATAAACCTGCTTATGCCAATGAGATAAATTCCTTTAAGGGATGGCTGCGTAAGATCATGGTTTGTACGGCGATCGACCATTTCAGGAAGAACAAAAAGCACCGGCTGGTGGGCGAACTGGATATTTCGGTTTTACAAACATCGGTTCATGAAGCGGATGGGCTTGATAAGATCTCTTACGATGAGATCATCCGGTTCATACAAAAGCTGTCACCGGCATACCGTACCGTCCTCTGCCTGTTCATAATTGAAGGGTACAGCCATGAAGAGATCGCCGACCAGTTAGGAATTTCGGTAGGTACGTCCAAATCGAACCTGGCAAAAGCAAGAAAACAGTTACAGAAAATATTATTCAGTCAAAATCAAACAGCCCCGATAAAAAATGTTGGATGA